Proteins found in one Lysinibacillus fusiformis genomic segment:
- the hemH gene encoding ferrochelatase, whose product MKEVKGLLVMAYGTPYKEEDIEPYYTHIRHGRKPSAEHLEDLRSRYEAIGGLSPLAAATQAQAEALCARLNEVQDAVEYKLFIGLKHIHPFIEDAVEQMLAEGIKEAVSIVLAPHFSTFSIKSYNGRAEEAAGGRLKITSVESWYDEPKFIEYWTQQVNETFNAMSEEERETACLIVSAHSLPEKIKNLGDPYEDQLIETARLIQAATGLKNVKVGWQSAGQTPEPWIGPDVQDLTRELFEEKGFRSFVYTPVGFVTEHLEVLYDNDFECKVVCDELGAKYYRPAMPNTHPLFIDAMVDAIHKKLS is encoded by the coding sequence ATGAAAGAAGTTAAAGGCTTATTAGTAATGGCATACGGAACACCTTATAAAGAAGAAGATATTGAACCTTACTATACGCATATTCGTCATGGACGTAAACCTTCTGCAGAGCATTTAGAAGATTTACGTAGTCGCTATGAAGCAATCGGTGGTTTGTCCCCATTAGCTGCGGCAACTCAAGCACAAGCTGAAGCATTATGTGCGCGTTTGAACGAAGTACAGGATGCTGTAGAATATAAATTGTTTATTGGTTTAAAACATATTCATCCATTTATTGAAGATGCAGTAGAGCAAATGCTGGCAGAGGGCATAAAAGAAGCAGTTTCTATTGTTTTAGCTCCTCATTTCTCTACATTCTCTATTAAGTCTTATAATGGTCGTGCTGAAGAGGCAGCAGGAGGTCGCTTAAAGATTACTTCTGTGGAATCTTGGTATGACGAGCCGAAATTCATTGAGTACTGGACACAACAAGTGAATGAGACATTCAATGCAATGTCAGAAGAAGAACGTGAGACAGCTTGTCTAATTGTGTCAGCTCATTCATTGCCTGAAAAAATTAAAAACTTAGGTGATCCATATGAAGATCAACTAATTGAAACAGCACGTCTTATTCAAGCTGCGACAGGTTTAAAAAATGTAAAGGTTGGCTGGCAATCAGCAGGTCAAACACCAGAGCCTTGGATTGGTCCAGATGTTCAAGATTTAACACGTGAGCTATTTGAAGAAAAGGGCTTCCGTTCATTTGTTTATACACCAGTAGGTTTTGTAACAGAGCATTTAGAAGTGTTGTATGACAATGATTTTGAATGTAAAGTAGTTTGTGATGAACTTGGCGCAAAATACTACCGTCCAGCGATGCCAAACACACATCCATTATTTATTGATGCGATGGTAGATGCAATTCATAAAAAATTAAGCTAA
- a CDS encoding YtxH domain-containing protein → MKAKPFLLGLTTGIIGGTIAVLFSTPQSGQQLRASVKQNVDQTKGMLLDVKQQVGTVKQSVNTLTNEVKNNIPQIINDLKQTITTFTEEIEPTKNNLQQELDALQNSISEIEKNIAQITENKKKPQEKVSD, encoded by the coding sequence ATGAAAGCAAAACCATTTTTACTTGGACTAACAACAGGCATTATCGGTGGAACAATCGCTGTACTTTTCTCAACACCGCAATCTGGACAACAGCTACGTGCTTCTGTCAAACAAAATGTTGACCAAACAAAAGGTATGCTCCTTGATGTAAAACAACAAGTAGGGACTGTTAAACAATCTGTTAATACATTAACAAATGAAGTTAAAAATAATATCCCGCAAATAATAAATGATTTAAAGCAAACAATAACGACTTTTACGGAAGAAATTGAACCTACAAAAAATAATTTACAACAAGAATTAGATGCTTTACAGAATTCGATAAGCGAAATCGAGAAAAACATTGCACAAATAACAGAAAACAAGAAAAAACCGCAAGAAAAAGTTAGCGACTAA
- the hemE gene encoding uroporphyrinogen decarboxylase: MTTFNDTLLRAARGERTAHTPVWYMRQAGRSQPEYRAIKEKYSLEEITHQPELCAYVTRLPVENYNVDAAILYKDIVTPLPGIGIDVKIKAGVGPVISNPIRSVADVEKLGEFNAKEHTPFVLETIKLLAEEQLNVPLIGFAGAPFTLASYMIEGGPSRNYNKTKSFMVSEPQAWFALMDKLADMIIADVTAQIKAGAKAIQVFDSWVGALNVEDYRVFIKPIMTRIFAELQKENVPLIQFGVGASHLAKEWNDLPIDVVGLDWRLPIKDARANGITKPVQGNLDPSLLLADWSIIEKRTKDIIDQGLEMPGHIFNLGHGVFPEVDPDVLKRLTTLIHEYSAQQIQARS; the protein is encoded by the coding sequence ATGACAACTTTTAATGATACACTTCTACGTGCTGCACGTGGAGAAAGGACCGCACATACACCTGTTTGGTATATGCGTCAGGCAGGACGATCTCAGCCAGAATATCGTGCCATTAAAGAAAAGTATTCCTTAGAGGAAATTACACATCAACCTGAACTATGTGCGTATGTCACTCGTCTGCCTGTAGAAAATTATAATGTTGATGCAGCTATTTTATATAAAGATATAGTCACACCTCTCCCTGGAATTGGGATAGATGTAAAAATCAAAGCAGGCGTTGGTCCTGTTATTTCAAATCCAATTCGTTCAGTAGCTGATGTAGAAAAATTAGGTGAATTTAATGCCAAAGAGCATACACCATTTGTATTAGAGACGATCAAGTTACTTGCCGAAGAGCAATTGAATGTTCCTTTAATCGGTTTTGCTGGGGCACCATTTACACTTGCAAGCTACATGATTGAAGGTGGTCCTTCAAGAAACTATAATAAAACAAAATCATTTATGGTTTCAGAACCTCAAGCTTGGTTTGCTTTAATGGATAAACTAGCTGACATGATTATTGCAGATGTAACAGCTCAAATTAAAGCTGGCGCAAAAGCCATCCAAGTGTTTGACTCATGGGTTGGGGCTTTAAATGTCGAGGATTACCGCGTATTTATTAAACCAATTATGACGCGTATTTTTGCAGAGTTGCAAAAAGAAAATGTACCATTAATTCAATTTGGTGTCGGTGCTAGCCATTTAGCAAAAGAATGGAATGATTTACCGATCGATGTTGTAGGCTTAGACTGGCGTTTACCTATTAAAGACGCACGTGCGAATGGCATTACAAAACCTGTACAGGGTAACTTAGATCCATCCCTATTACTGGCGGACTGGTCAATTATTGAAAAAAGAACAAAAGATATTATCGATCAAGGTCTAGAAATGCCAGGTCATATCTTTAATCTAGGACATGGTGTTTTCCCAGAGGTTGACCCTGATGTCTTAAAACGTCTTACAACGCTTATTCATGAATATAGTGCTCAACAAATTCAAGCTCGTTCTTAA
- a CDS encoding ABC transporter permease — protein MKNLRDVWSSRFMHYIGEVQKYMQFIFTGHIAIVLVFLIGAGGYQYSEWLKVVQPDFPAEIVVAVIIGILLAFSRPTTLLREPDQVYLLPLESKMSLYFSKALAWTFWSQVWIVAIVYIVSIPLLKAVTELTTVEIWTIFLLTIVLKYLSVRGEFSYRYSERGQMVWVDRFIRAVIFAAALYMGLHAQLLLAVVATVISIIYIIVFRKKSVGEPVPYEHFVKLEQNRMMSFYRFANYFTDVPHLHGSIRRRGLMDWLYRFVPYGKENTQKYLVFRTFIRTDDHFYLWLRLTAISAVIAAFVDIPVVTWIVAGALSFATTIQLKQALLSSGEFRMDMLYPLPDHARQLAVKQIVRLAMITQAIIVGLCAITQPMFYIAVILVLVISELTAKMSK, from the coding sequence ATGAAGAACTTGCGTGATGTATGGTCCTCTCGCTTCATGCATTATATAGGAGAAGTACAAAAATATATGCAATTTATATTTACAGGGCATATTGCCATTGTACTTGTATTTCTAATAGGAGCAGGGGGCTATCAATATAGCGAATGGCTGAAAGTTGTTCAACCAGACTTTCCAGCAGAAATCGTGGTAGCTGTTATCATAGGGATTTTATTGGCCTTTAGCCGTCCGACTACACTGTTGAGAGAGCCAGATCAAGTATACTTATTACCTTTAGAATCAAAAATGTCTCTGTATTTCAGCAAGGCGCTGGCTTGGACGTTTTGGTCTCAGGTGTGGATTGTAGCGATTGTCTATATTGTTAGTATCCCGTTATTAAAAGCTGTGACGGAATTAACAACGGTGGAAATATGGACGATTTTTTTACTTACCATTGTATTGAAATATCTAAGTGTTCGAGGAGAATTCAGCTATCGTTATAGTGAACGAGGACAAATGGTTTGGGTGGATAGATTTATTCGAGCTGTTATATTTGCTGCTGCTCTATATATGGGGCTTCATGCGCAGCTGCTATTAGCAGTAGTCGCTACAGTTATTAGCATTATTTATATTATTGTTTTTAGAAAAAAATCAGTTGGCGAACCTGTGCCGTATGAGCATTTTGTCAAGCTCGAACAGAATCGTATGATGAGCTTCTATCGTTTTGCAAATTATTTTACAGATGTACCTCATCTACATGGAAGCATTCGGCGTCGAGGCTTGATGGACTGGCTCTATCGGTTTGTACCGTATGGTAAGGAGAATACTCAAAAGTATTTGGTGTTCCGTACCTTTATCCGGACAGATGACCATTTCTATTTATGGCTTCGTCTTACGGCCATTTCTGCCGTCATCGCAGCTTTTGTAGACATTCCTGTCGTTACATGGATTGTAGCAGGCGCACTAAGCTTTGCCACAACAATTCAGTTAAAACAAGCGCTGCTATCTAGTGGTGAATTTCGAATGGACATGCTCTATCCGTTACCAGATCATGCTCGTCAACTAGCTGTAAAGCAAATTGTACGTTTAGCAATGATTACCCAAGCAATTATTGTTGGTTTATGTGCCATTACACAGCCCATGTTTTATATTGCCGTTATCCTAGTTTTAGTGATTAGTGAATTAACAGCGAAAATGTCCAAATGA
- the hemY gene encoding protoporphyrinogen oxidase produces MMLVTQKRRKVVVVGGGITGLTAAFYMQKEASEKELPLDIVLVESSLRLGGKIQTLRKDGFIIERGPESFFDRENYVNALAKDLGIEQKLLTSNAGPNYVAVGSQLYPIPSHLLSGETPHISSFITSGLFSLSGKVRAAGDFFIPRSAQDDDQPLGAFFRRRFGAEIVENLVEPLLAGTFAGDIEQLSMSSTFPQLYSLEQKYRSLLIGMKKSGTNFLSNHQIAENKGIFQTFSNGLETLIESIEESLLPGTVMKGVKVEEIEHGKDGSVQVMLNNFSHIKADAVIIATPFNMAEKMFSKKSLLHELGTMKAATIATVTMAFKKEQLGDLDALSFYVSRNSDFSITSCTWMNRKWPGTSPDDYVLLRSYIGRVGDEAIVALSDTEIEKTVLQDLKKTIGIDGEPITTVVTRWKNAMPQYTVGHEAKVQRIKQELQEHFPTIKLAGSSFEGISIPECVQQGKHVADEVLMEIFK; encoded by the coding sequence ATGATGTTGGTGACTCAGAAAAGACGAAAGGTAGTTGTCGTAGGCGGTGGCATTACAGGCCTTACAGCTGCGTTCTATATGCAAAAAGAAGCAAGCGAAAAAGAATTGCCATTAGATATCGTACTTGTCGAGTCGTCATTACGTCTTGGCGGAAAAATTCAAACTCTAAGAAAAGATGGCTTTATTATTGAGCGTGGGCCAGAATCTTTTTTTGATCGTGAAAACTATGTCAATGCTTTAGCAAAGGATCTTGGGATCGAACAGAAACTATTAACAAGCAATGCAGGGCCAAATTATGTTGCTGTTGGTAGTCAGTTATATCCAATACCTAGTCATCTCCTATCAGGAGAGACACCCCATATCTCCTCCTTCATAACATCAGGCTTGTTTTCACTTAGCGGTAAAGTTCGTGCGGCTGGGGACTTTTTCATTCCTCGTTCAGCACAGGATGACGATCAACCGCTAGGCGCGTTTTTTAGAAGAAGATTTGGTGCTGAGATTGTGGAAAATCTAGTAGAACCATTACTAGCGGGTACATTTGCAGGAGATATTGAGCAATTAAGTATGAGCTCAACCTTCCCACAGTTGTATAGTTTAGAACAAAAATATCGTAGTTTGCTGATTGGTATGAAGAAGTCAGGAACAAATTTCTTAAGCAATCATCAGATAGCTGAAAATAAGGGAATCTTTCAAACCTTTAGCAATGGCCTTGAAACACTCATTGAAAGTATAGAAGAATCACTACTTCCTGGGACAGTTATGAAGGGTGTCAAAGTAGAGGAAATAGAGCATGGCAAGGATGGTTCAGTTCAAGTGATGCTCAATAATTTCTCGCATATCAAAGCGGATGCTGTTATTATTGCTACCCCTTTTAATATGGCTGAAAAAATGTTTAGTAAGAAAAGTCTGTTACATGAATTGGGAACTATGAAGGCTGCAACTATTGCAACCGTTACAATGGCCTTTAAAAAGGAACAGCTCGGTGATTTAGATGCACTGTCTTTTTATGTCTCGAGAAATAGTGATTTTTCGATTACTTCTTGTACTTGGATGAATCGAAAATGGCCAGGTACCTCACCAGACGATTATGTATTATTACGTAGTTATATTGGTCGAGTGGGCGACGAAGCGATAGTGGCGTTATCGGATACGGAGATTGAAAAAACCGTGCTACAGGATTTAAAGAAAACGATTGGTATTGATGGGGAACCTATCACAACAGTTGTAACACGTTGGAAAAATGCGATGCCACAATATACAGTTGGACATGAAGCGAAAGTTCAACGTATCAAGCAGGAATTACAAGAACATTTTCCAACTATCAAACTTGCAGGAAGCTCGTTTGAAGGAATATCGATTCCAGAGTGTGTGCAGCAAGGTAAACATGTTGCGGATGAAGTATTAATGGAAATATTTAAGTAA
- a CDS encoding antibiotic biosynthesis monooxygenase family protein, producing the protein MYIYLTSGTGDFLEQVKNKYPNDHMILIHGEGNSVLIHETEGKTVFATPRKFEVLDSVNDIEERGFFVFNNIPVTDEGRPVFEHRFLERSRAIENEPGFVAFRLLRPIKSETYIVMTQWNGPHSFEAWKSSKAFESAHAKTDDSTAVRQQNIFSAASYVTTYSAIPKEDTE; encoded by the coding sequence ATGTATATTTATTTAACTTCTGGTACTGGCGATTTTTTAGAGCAAGTAAAAAATAAGTATCCTAATGACCATATGATTTTAATTCATGGGGAAGGTAATTCTGTATTGATACATGAAACAGAAGGAAAAACAGTATTTGCGACGCCCCGTAAATTTGAAGTGCTAGATTCAGTAAATGATATAGAGGAACGTGGCTTCTTTGTTTTCAACAATATTCCTGTAACAGATGAAGGGCGTCCAGTTTTCGAGCACCGCTTTTTAGAGCGTTCACGCGCAATTGAAAATGAGCCAGGCTTTGTGGCATTCCGTTTATTACGTCCAATCAAGAGTGAGACTTATATTGTTATGACGCAATGGAATGGACCACATTCTTTTGAAGCATGGAAGAGCTCCAAAGCGTTTGAATCAGCCCATGCAAAAACAGACGATTCAACAGCCGTACGTCAGCAAAATATCTTTTCAGCAGCTTCCTATGTCACTACTTACAGTGCTATACCGAAAGAAGATACAGAGTAG
- a CDS encoding ABC transporter ATP-binding protein, translating into MSVLEVQHVTGGYTRKPVIKDLSFTIGKGELVGLIGLNGAGKSTTIKHIIGTMLPKEGDIRLNGVTLKEDTDKYRTAFSYIPETPVLYDELTLREHLELTAMAYGIDKATLDARSEVLLKEFRMEKRLNWFPSHFSKGMRQKVMIMCAFLVNPSLYIIDEPFVGLDPLGIQSLLDQMDEKKKEGASILMSTHILSTAEKHCDRIILLHEGRVRAQGTMADLRQSFAMPYATLDDLYIAMTKERDHEELA; encoded by the coding sequence ATGTCAGTATTAGAGGTACAGCATGTGACAGGTGGTTATACAAGAAAACCTGTTATTAAAGATCTATCTTTTACGATTGGAAAAGGTGAATTAGTTGGCTTAATCGGCTTAAATGGAGCAGGTAAAAGTACAACGATTAAACATATTATAGGAACGATGTTGCCAAAGGAAGGGGACATTCGTTTAAATGGTGTGACATTAAAGGAAGATACGGACAAGTATCGTACAGCTTTTTCTTATATTCCTGAGACCCCTGTATTATACGATGAGCTAACATTAAGAGAGCATTTAGAATTAACAGCAATGGCTTACGGTATAGACAAAGCAACACTCGATGCTCGTTCTGAGGTGCTGTTAAAAGAGTTTCGAATGGAGAAAAGATTAAATTGGTTCCCTTCACACTTTTCAAAGGGAATGCGTCAAAAAGTCATGATTATGTGTGCCTTTTTAGTGAATCCAAGTCTATATATTATTGATGAGCCTTTTGTGGGATTAGATCCACTAGGTATTCAATCGTTATTAGACCAAATGGATGAAAAGAAAAAAGAAGGCGCTTCTATATTAATGTCTACACATATTCTATCGACAGCTGAAAAGCATTGTGATCGCATTATTTTATTACATGAAGGAAGAGTGCGAGCACAAGGAACAATGGCTGATTTACGTCAATCATTTGCTATGCCGTATGCGACATTAGATGACCTTTATATTGCTATGACAAAGGAGCGGGACCATGAAGAACTTGCGTGA
- a CDS encoding HIT family protein — MSDCLFCKIIDGSIPSTKVYEDDHVYAFTDISPVAKGHTLLIPKHHCQDLFEMPEEVARNLYAVAPKIANAIKAAFQPIGLNTINNNGAAAGQTVFHYHLHFIPRYDEKEGLGLIWQTQKYTPEQLAEVAKNIKANL, encoded by the coding sequence ATGAGCGATTGCCTATTTTGCAAAATTATTGACGGATCCATTCCAAGTACAAAAGTTTATGAAGACGATCATGTCTATGCATTCACAGACATTTCACCTGTTGCAAAAGGACACACACTATTAATTCCAAAGCATCACTGCCAAGATCTATTCGAGATGCCAGAGGAAGTGGCACGTAATCTATATGCTGTTGCACCAAAAATCGCGAATGCTATTAAAGCAGCGTTTCAGCCAATAGGTTTAAATACAATTAATAACAACGGTGCTGCCGCTGGACAAACGGTTTTCCACTACCACTTACATTTTATTCCGCGTTACGATGAAAAAGAAGGGCTAGGCCTAATTTGGCAAACACAAAAGTACACACCAGAGCAGTTGGCAGAAGTAGCAAAAAATATTAAAGCCAATCTATAA
- a CDS encoding tryptophan transporter, whose protein sequence is MNTKNLVLMALLVGVGAALYVVTPGMVNGMKPDFMLTMMFIGILLFPTVKETFLLSLSTGVLSGLFTTFPAGLVPNIIDKAVTGFVFLAALLILKKLAGHFAVSAVLVGLGTILSGTVFLAVALFVFNANVGATFAMLFIGVVLPAVAFNVVAFAVIYPIIAKLVKRSKFNTAISQIS, encoded by the coding sequence ATGAATACAAAGAATTTAGTATTAATGGCACTGTTAGTAGGTGTCGGTGCTGCACTTTATGTGGTTACACCAGGAATGGTGAATGGGATGAAGCCTGATTTTATGTTAACCATGATGTTTATTGGCATTTTATTGTTCCCAACTGTGAAAGAAACGTTCCTACTTTCTCTTTCAACAGGAGTGCTTTCAGGTTTATTTACAACATTCCCAGCAGGTCTAGTTCCAAATATTATTGATAAAGCTGTTACTGGTTTTGTATTTTTAGCTGCTTTACTCATTCTCAAAAAACTGGCAGGTCATTTCGCCGTATCTGCTGTCTTAGTTGGCTTGGGAACGATTCTTTCAGGAACTGTCTTTTTGGCAGTAGCGCTTTTTGTGTTCAATGCAAATGTTGGTGCAACATTTGCGATGCTATTTATTGGCGTTGTCCTTCCAGCTGTCGCATTTAACGTTGTTGCGTTTGCTGTTATTTATCCAATTATTGCAAAATTAGTGAAGCGCTCTAAATTCAATACAGCTATTTCTCAAATTTCATAA